In Sorangium aterium, the genomic stretch CCGCTGAAGGGGCAAGTCGTCTACGAGATGCACATCGGGACCTTCACCCGGGAGGGCACGTGGGAGTCCGCGGCCCGCGAGCTGCCCGAGCTCGCGCGGATCGGCGTCTCCCTGATCGAGCTGCTCCCCATCGCCGAGGTCCCCGGCCGCTTCAACTGGGGGTACGACGGCGTGAACCTCTTCGCGCCGACGCGCCTCTATGGAAGCCCGGACGATCTCCGCCGCTTCGTGGACGCGGCGCACCGCGCCGGGATCGCGGTGATCCTCGATGTCGTCTACAACCACCTCGGCCCGGACGGCAACTACCTCGGCCAGTTCTCCGCGGACTACTTCACCGATCGTCACAAGACGGACTGGGGAGCGGCGATCAACTTCGACGGCCCGCGATCCGAGGCGGTGAGGGAATACTTCATCTCCAACGCCGGCTACTGGATCGACGAGTTCCACCTCGACGGGCTCCGGCTCGACGCGACGCAGAACATCTACGATGGCTCGAAGGACCACATCCTCGCCGCCATCGCGCGCCGCGTGCGGGAGGCGGCGAAGGGCAAGGAGACGTTCCTCGTGGCCGAGAACGAGTCCCAGGAAGAGTGGCTGATCCGCGCCGCCGAGCGGGGCGGCTACGGGCTCGACGCGATCTGGAACGACGATTTCCACCACAGCGCCAAGGTGGCGCTCACCGGCCATAACGAGGCCTATTACAGCGATCACGAGGGTTCGCCCCAGGAGCTCCTCTCCGCCCTGAAGCACGGGTTCCTCTTCCAGGGGCAGCGCTACCACTGGCAGAGGCAGCGGCGAGGGACGCCGGCGCTCGGCGTGGATCCGGCCCGCTTCGTCCTCTTCCTGGAGAACCACGATCAGGTCGCCAACACCGCGCGAGGCGAGCGGCTCTGCCACATCGTGAGCCCGGGCAGGCTCCGGGCGATGTCGGCGGCCCTGCTCCTCGCCCCGGGGACACCCATGCTCTTTCAGGGGCAGGAGTTCGGGTCCTCGGCGCCGTTCCTCTTCTTCGCCGACCACAACCCCGAGCTCGCCCCGCTCGTGCGCAAGGGCAGGGCGGAGTTCCTCGAGCAGTTCCCGTCCTGCGCGGCGCCCGAGGTCCGCGCGCAGCTCGACGATCCGAGCGACCCGCGGACGTTCGAGCGCTGCAAGCTCGATTTCTCCGAGCGCGAGCGCAACGCCGCCATCTACGCCCTCCACGAGGACCTCATCGCGCTCCGCCGGCGCGATCCGGTGATCCGGGCCCAGCGCCCGCGCGGCGTCGACGGGGCCGTCCTCTCGGCGCACGCCTTCCTCCTGCGCTACTTCGGCGACGACGGCGACGACCGGCTGCTCCTCGTCAACCTCGGGCGGGACATCCACCGAGGGTCGTTGCCGGAGCCGCTCTTCGCCCCGCCGCCGGGGCGCCGCTGGGAGACGTCGTGGTCCAGCGAGTCCCCCCGCTACGGGGGCCAAGGCAGCCCACCTGTCATCACCGAGGAGGGCGTCCATATCCCGGGCGAGGCGGCGATCCTCCTCCACCCCGTGGTCGGGACGCCGGTGCCCGAGAAGACGAGCGCCAACCCGCGCCCGGAGGAGCCCAAGAAGCATGTACGCTGACGAGATCTGCCGGAGGATGGTCTGGTCCCGGGGCGCCGCCCCCACCTCGCAGGACGACGCCGAGCGCGGCTCGGACCCGCTCACGCGGGAATGGCTCGTCACGAACGGCCTCGGCGGTTACGCGTCGGGCACCGTCTCCGGCGCGGTGACCCGCCGCTTCCATGGACTGCTGATCTCCGCGCTGCCGGCCCCCCTCGGCCGCACCATGATGCTCAGCGATCTCTCCACCCGGATCTTCACCGCGGACGACAGGGTGTACCAGGTGGGCGGTCAGGAGCCCTGGCTCGACGACGGCGGCGCGCAGGTCATCGATCTCGCCGAGTTCCGCCTCGAGGCCGGGCTCCCCGTCTGGCGCTACGAGGGCGCGGGGATGGCGATCGAGCGGCGCCTCCTCATGCCCCACGCGCAGAACACGGTCCATGTCACGTACACGCTCGTCGAGGGGACGGGGCCGGTGCGGATCGAGCTCCAGCCGTGGGTGAATTTCCGGCCGCACGAGGGCGCGCTCGATCGGCCGGTGGCGGGCCCCTATGCGCTCACCGTGGTCGAGGATCGCTACGAGCTCGCGTCGCCGAGCGACCTGCCGCCGCTCCGGCTGAAGGTCCAGGGCGCTCGGGCCGAGTTCAGGATCGAGAGCGCCCGGCTGCGCAACGTGCGCTACCGGATCGAGCAGAGCCGCGGATACGACGCCGTGGGCGAGTTCTACAGCCCTGGCCGCTTCAGCCTGGAGCTCCCGGTCTCCGGCAGCGTGACCCTGATCGCGTCGACGGAGGCCTGGGAGACGCTCAACGCCCTCTCCACGGACGAGGTGCAGCGCGCGGAGCACAAGCGCCGGACACGGCTCCTGCTCGCGGCGGCGCCCCAGGTCCGCACCGGGCCGGCGGCGGAGCTCGTCCTCGGCGCCGATCAGTTCCTCATCAGCCCCGCCGGCCGCGTCGAGGACGCCGCCCGCGCCCGGGCCGCCGGGGACGAGGTGCGCACCGTCATCGCGGGCTATCACTGGTTCACCGACTGGGGCCGGGACACCATGATCAGCCTGGAGGGGCTGACGCTCGTCACCGGGCGCCACACCGAGGCGGGCTACATCCTGCGCACGTTCGCCCATTACGTGAAGGATGGGCTCATCCCCAACATGTTCCCGGAGGG encodes the following:
- a CDS encoding alpha-amylase family glycosyl hydrolase, which translates into the protein PLKGQVVYEMHIGTFTREGTWESAARELPELARIGVSLIELLPIAEVPGRFNWGYDGVNLFAPTRLYGSPDDLRRFVDAAHRAGIAVILDVVYNHLGPDGNYLGQFSADYFTDRHKTDWGAAINFDGPRSEAVREYFISNAGYWIDEFHLDGLRLDATQNIYDGSKDHILAAIARRVREAAKGKETFLVAENESQEEWLIRAAERGGYGLDAIWNDDFHHSAKVALTGHNEAYYSDHEGSPQELLSALKHGFLFQGQRYHWQRQRRGTPALGVDPARFVLFLENHDQVANTARGERLCHIVSPGRLRAMSAALLLAPGTPMLFQGQEFGSSAPFLFFADHNPELAPLVRKGRAEFLEQFPSCAAPEVRAQLDDPSDPRTFERCKLDFSERERNAAIYALHEDLIALRRRDPVIRAQRPRGVDGAVLSAHAFLLRYFGDDGDDRLLLVNLGRDIHRGSLPEPLFAPPPGRRWETSWSSESPRYGGQGSPPVITEEGVHIPGEAAILLHPVVGTPVPEKTSANPRPEEPKKHVR
- a CDS encoding amylo-alpha-1,6-glucosidase, translating into MYADEICRRMVWSRGAAPTSQDDAERGSDPLTREWLVTNGLGGYASGTVSGAVTRRFHGLLISALPAPLGRTMMLSDLSTRIFTADDRVYQVGGQEPWLDDGGAQVIDLAEFRLEAGLPVWRYEGAGMAIERRLLMPHAQNTVHVTYTLVEGTGPVRIELQPWVNFRPHEGALDRPVAGPYALTVVEDRYELASPSDLPPLRLKVQGARAEFRIESARLRNVRYRIEQSRGYDAVGEFYSPGRFSLELPVSGSVTLIASTEAWETLNALSTDEVQRAEHKRRTRLLLAAAPQVRTGPAAELVLGADQFLISPAGRVEDAARARAAGDEVRTVIAGYHWFTDWGRDTMISLEGLTLVTGRHTEAGYILRTFAHYVKDGLIPNMFPEGKNDGLYHTADATLWFFHALDRYLATTEDRETLRLILPTLIDIVEHHTRGTRFGIRADPQDGLIRQGEEGYQLTWMDAKVGDYVVTPRRGKAVEINALWYNALRLIERWARESDGDGAAKRYGVAAEQVKASFNRRFWSEKHGYLYDVIDGEQGVDDAFRPNQLLAISLPHPVLDPARWKGIVDQVKERLWTPVGLRSLAPGHPDYKPKYFGDLRARDMAYHQGTVWGWLMGPFIDAWLKVYPTDLAGARRLLEGFAPHLDEACAGSISEIFDAEPPFTPRGCVAQAWSVAEVLRAYARTAPSGG